A stretch of the Mycobacteroides immunogenum genome encodes the following:
- a CDS encoding ATP synthase subunit I: MTTPDAPLVLPALAFRPFRLAALCGVLGALALLASALLGNWQFGVFFVTGLGLGLVNALLVRQSAEVITAQDNPSKQKMAINSAARLMIITVLALVLAFVFRPAGLGVFFGVALFQVLLVLTTAVPVWKGIRSVNQPQAQVEGHSPA, from the coding sequence GTGACAACGCCCGACGCCCCGCTGGTCCTTCCGGCATTGGCGTTTCGACCGTTTCGTCTGGCGGCTTTGTGTGGCGTGCTCGGTGCCCTGGCTCTGCTGGCCTCCGCCCTTCTAGGGAACTGGCAGTTCGGCGTCTTCTTCGTTACTGGGCTTGGACTCGGCTTGGTGAACGCTCTCCTCGTTCGCCAATCTGCGGAAGTGATTACCGCGCAAGACAATCCAAGCAAGCAAAAGATGGCCATCAATTCCGCTGCGCGGTTGATGATCATCACCGTCCTCGCCCTGGTGCTCGCCTTCGTGTTCCGCCCCGCTGGTCTTGGGGTGTTCTTCGGGGTTGCGTTGTTCCAGGTGCTGCTGGTGTTGACCACCGCTGTGCCGGTGTGGAAAGGGATCCGTTCAGTGAATCAGCCGCAGGCTCAGGTTGAGGGGCATAGCCCAGCATGA
- the atpB gene encoding F0F1 ATP synthase subunit A, translated as MITTFQAEAAIEVGHHKHAYWGFLGEVNVDTIVATALAGVVVIALALFLRAKVTSTGVPNGVQLFFEAVTVQFRNQVESAIGMKIAPFVLPLAVTIFVFILVSNWISVLPVQYTDDEGKTAELLAPPASDINYVLALALFVFVCYHIAGFARRGLIGHPLKLLKGHTWVTAFINPIEELAKPISLSLRLFGNMFAGGIMVALIAMFPAWIMWAPNAIWKSFDLFVGLIQAFIFALLTVLYFSQSMELDDEHH; from the coding sequence ATGATTACGACATTCCAGGCGGAGGCCGCCATCGAGGTTGGCCACCACAAGCACGCGTACTGGGGCTTCCTCGGTGAGGTCAACGTCGACACCATTGTCGCCACCGCCCTGGCCGGGGTGGTCGTGATCGCGCTGGCGTTGTTCCTGCGCGCCAAGGTCACCTCGACCGGTGTGCCGAACGGTGTGCAGCTGTTCTTCGAAGCGGTGACCGTTCAGTTCCGCAACCAGGTCGAGTCGGCCATCGGCATGAAGATCGCGCCATTCGTCTTGCCGCTGGCAGTGACGATCTTCGTCTTCATTCTGGTGTCCAACTGGATTTCGGTGCTGCCCGTGCAGTACACGGATGACGAGGGTAAGACCGCTGAACTGTTGGCGCCGCCTGCCTCGGACATCAACTACGTGCTGGCGCTCGCGCTGTTCGTCTTCGTCTGCTACCACATCGCGGGCTTCGCGCGGCGGGGCCTCATCGGCCACCCGCTCAAGCTGCTCAAGGGCCACACCTGGGTGACCGCGTTCATCAACCCCATCGAGGAGTTGGCCAAGCCCATCTCGCTGTCGCTGCGGCTCTTCGGCAACATGTTCGCCGGCGGGATCATGGTCGCGTTGATCGCGATGTTCCCGGCGTGGATCATGTGGGCGCCCAACGCCATCTGGAAATCGTTCGACCTGTTCGTCGGCCTCATCCAGGCCTTCATCTTCGCTCTGTTGACTGTCCTGTACTTCAGCCAGTCGATGGAACTGGATGACGAACACCACTAA
- a CDS encoding F0F1 ATP synthase subunit C, translating into MADPQIIQGALIGGGLIMAGGAIGAGIGDGIAGNALISGVARQPEAQGRLFTPFFITVGLVEAAYFINLAFMALFVFATPGAS; encoded by the coding sequence ATGGCGGATCCCCAGATTATCCAGGGCGCCCTCATCGGCGGCGGCTTGATCATGGCCGGTGGCGCCATCGGTGCCGGTATCGGTGACGGTATCGCCGGTAACGCGCTGATCTCCGGTGTGGCTCGTCAGCCCGAGGCTCAGGGCCGGCTGTTCACCCCGTTCTTCATCACCGTCGGTCTGGTTGAAGCGGCGTACTTCATCAACCTGGCCTTCATGGCTCTGTTCGTCTTCGCGACTCCCGGCGCCAGCTAA
- a CDS encoding F0F1 ATP synthase subunit B, with product MGELHSVASAVTAVAAEAAGEGGKQNNFLIPNGTFFVVLAIFLIVLAVIGTFVVPPIQKVLKAREDMVTKTSEDNRNAAEQFTAAEADYKDELAKARGAATAVRDEARAEGRGILEDMRQRANTEAAAVNATAAAELARQGEATSGELAASVDSLSRTLAERVLGVSLSEPASAGRG from the coding sequence ATGGGTGAATTGCACAGTGTCGCCTCTGCCGTCACGGCAGTAGCGGCGGAAGCCGCCGGAGAGGGTGGGAAGCAGAACAACTTCCTCATCCCCAACGGCACCTTCTTTGTCGTCCTGGCGATCTTCTTGATCGTCCTGGCGGTCATCGGAACCTTCGTGGTGCCGCCGATCCAAAAGGTGCTCAAGGCACGCGAGGACATGGTCACCAAGACGTCCGAAGACAACCGGAACGCCGCTGAGCAATTCACCGCCGCCGAGGCTGACTACAAAGATGAGCTGGCCAAGGCGCGCGGTGCCGCAACGGCGGTGCGCGACGAGGCCAGGGCCGAGGGACGCGGAATTCTCGAGGACATGCGTCAGCGGGCCAACACCGAAGCGGCCGCAGTGAATGCGACGGCCGCCGCAGAGTTGGCCCGTCAGGGCGAGGCGACATCCGGAGAGCTGGCGGCAAGCGTCGACAGCCTGTCCCGGACGCTCGCCGAACGTGTTCTCGGCGTGAGCCTTTCGGAACCAGCGAGCGCAGGGCGAGGCTAA
- a CDS encoding F0F1 ATP synthase subunit B/delta — translation MSTFIGQLIGFAVIVFLVVKYVVPPVRTLMTKQQDTVRQQLADSKTAADKLVEAEGAHAKAIDDAKADAAQIAEEAKADAVQISKQLREQADAEVERIKVHGQEQIVLQRQQLIRQLRGDLGAESVRRAGDLVRAHVGDAAAQSATVDRFLDELSQMAGSVNTERRPLAAGGAGLHAASRESLAEQVKAFQANAVSLDSLTLNALADDLTAVAELLIKELVLRKHLAEPVDASEQGAKITLADAVFASKIGRPALEVVRAAVVARWSATGDLITAIEHIARLALLERAERDGQIDDVEDQLFRVSRILDGEPQLSALLSNTAAPAADRVTLLKNVLGGRSNLIVTGLLAQTVRLLRGKRADIAVLEVAELAVARRDESVAHVKAAAPITEAQSARLAQVLGQIYGRTIAVQLDFDPALLGGLVVNVGDEEIDGSLSSRLAAAALQLPN, via the coding sequence ATGTCGACATTTATCGGACAGCTCATCGGTTTCGCTGTCATCGTGTTTCTGGTGGTCAAGTACGTGGTGCCTCCGGTGCGCACGTTGATGACCAAGCAACAGGACACGGTGCGCCAGCAGCTCGCTGACAGCAAGACCGCCGCGGACAAGCTGGTCGAGGCCGAGGGCGCGCATGCCAAGGCCATCGACGACGCCAAGGCCGACGCCGCCCAGATCGCGGAAGAGGCCAAGGCCGACGCCGTGCAGATCTCGAAGCAGCTGCGTGAGCAGGCCGATGCCGAGGTCGAGCGGATCAAGGTGCACGGCCAGGAGCAGATCGTGCTCCAGCGCCAGCAGCTGATCCGTCAGCTCCGTGGTGACCTCGGAGCCGAATCTGTGCGCCGTGCCGGCGATTTGGTCCGGGCGCATGTGGGCGACGCGGCGGCACAGTCCGCCACCGTCGACAGGTTCCTGGACGAGCTGTCGCAGATGGCCGGCAGCGTCAACACCGAGCGCCGCCCGCTGGCCGCTGGTGGCGCGGGTCTGCACGCCGCCAGCCGCGAATCCCTCGCTGAGCAGGTAAAGGCCTTCCAGGCCAACGCGGTCTCCCTCGACAGCCTGACGCTCAACGCGCTGGCCGACGATCTGACCGCGGTTGCCGAGTTGCTGATCAAGGAGCTGGTGCTCCGCAAGCACCTCGCCGAGCCGGTCGATGCCAGCGAGCAGGGCGCCAAGATCACCCTTGCTGACGCGGTGTTCGCATCCAAGATCGGGCGGCCCGCCCTCGAGGTCGTCCGTGCGGCAGTCGTCGCGCGGTGGTCGGCCACCGGTGACCTGATCACCGCGATCGAGCACATAGCGCGCCTGGCTCTGCTGGAGCGGGCCGAGCGTGACGGGCAGATCGACGACGTCGAAGACCAGCTGTTCCGGGTCAGCCGCATCCTCGACGGAGAGCCGCAGCTGAGTGCGCTGCTGAGCAACACCGCCGCACCCGCCGCTGACCGCGTGACGCTGCTGAAGAACGTTCTCGGCGGACGGTCCAACCTCATTGTGACCGGCCTGCTGGCCCAAACCGTGCGTCTGTTGCGTGGGAAGCGCGCCGACATCGCGGTACTTGAGGTCGCCGAACTGGCAGTGGCCCGGCGCGACGAGTCCGTCGCACATGTCAAGGCCGCCGCTCCGATCACCGAGGCGCAGAGCGCACGGTTGGCGCAGGTGCTCGGACAGATTTACGGCCGCACCATCGCAGTGCAGCTGGATTTCGATCCGGCGCTACTCGGTGGTCTCGTCGTCAATGTTGGTGACGAGGAGATCGATGGCAGCCTGTCCTCCCGGCTTGCCGCCGCAGCCCTCCAGTTGCCCAACTAA
- the atpA gene encoding F0F1 ATP synthase subunit alpha: MTELTISSADISGAVEQYVAAFSADPTREEIGIVADAGDGIAHVEGLPSVMTQELLEFPGGVLGVALNLDERSVGAVILGDFQDIAEGQQVKRTGEVLSVPVGDAFLGRVINPLGEPIDGRGEIQAETRRALEHQAATVVQRQSVSEPLQTGIKAIDSQTPIGRGQRQLIIGDRKTGKTAVCVDTILNQKQAWETGDPNQQVRCIYVAVGQKGSTIAAVRRTLDEAGALEYTTIVAAPASDAAGFKWLAPYTGSALGQHWMYQGKHVLIVFDDLTKQAEAYRAISLLLRRPPGREAYPGDVFYLHSRLLERCAKLSDELGAGSLTGLPIIETKANDISAYIPTNVISITDGQCFLQTDLFNQGVRPAVNVGVSVSRVGGAAQIKAMKEVAGSLRLELSQYRELEAFAAFASDLDATSKAQLERGARLVELLKQPQNSPYPVEEQVVAIYLGTGGHLDSVPVGDVIRFEQEFLDHVRGSHADILADIRETKKFSEDTETKLTDAVNSFKKSFAATDGSSVEVKDSAASPLDESEVGQETVQVRKPAPAKK; the protein is encoded by the coding sequence ATGACAGAGTTGACGATCTCATCGGCGGATATCTCCGGCGCGGTCGAGCAGTACGTCGCCGCGTTCTCTGCCGATCCCACCCGCGAAGAGATCGGCATCGTCGCCGACGCCGGTGACGGTATTGCCCACGTCGAGGGGCTGCCCTCGGTCATGACCCAGGAGCTCCTTGAGTTCCCCGGCGGTGTGCTGGGCGTGGCGCTGAACCTCGACGAACGCAGCGTCGGCGCCGTTATCCTCGGTGACTTCCAGGACATCGCGGAGGGCCAGCAGGTCAAGCGCACCGGCGAGGTGCTCTCGGTACCGGTGGGCGACGCGTTCCTCGGTCGCGTCATCAACCCGCTCGGCGAGCCGATCGACGGCCGCGGAGAGATCCAGGCGGAGACCCGCCGCGCCCTGGAGCACCAGGCCGCCACGGTGGTTCAGCGCCAGAGCGTGTCCGAGCCGCTGCAGACCGGTATCAAGGCGATCGACTCGCAGACCCCGATCGGCCGTGGCCAGCGTCAGCTGATCATCGGTGACCGCAAGACCGGTAAGACCGCCGTGTGCGTCGACACCATCCTGAACCAGAAGCAGGCGTGGGAGACCGGCGACCCGAACCAGCAGGTGCGCTGCATCTACGTCGCGGTCGGCCAGAAGGGCTCGACCATCGCCGCGGTGCGCCGGACCCTGGATGAGGCCGGTGCTCTGGAGTACACCACCATCGTTGCCGCCCCGGCCTCCGACGCCGCCGGCTTCAAGTGGTTGGCGCCTTACACCGGTTCGGCCCTCGGCCAGCACTGGATGTACCAGGGCAAGCACGTCCTGATCGTGTTCGACGACCTGACCAAGCAGGCCGAGGCCTACCGCGCCATCTCGCTGCTGCTGCGCCGCCCGCCGGGCCGTGAGGCATACCCGGGTGACGTCTTCTACCTGCACTCGCGTCTGCTCGAGCGTTGCGCGAAGCTCTCGGATGAGCTGGGCGCGGGCTCGCTGACCGGTCTGCCGATCATCGAGACCAAGGCCAACGACATCTCGGCCTACATCCCCACCAACGTCATCTCCATCACCGACGGACAGTGCTTCTTGCAGACCGACCTGTTCAACCAGGGTGTCCGCCCCGCCGTCAACGTCGGTGTGTCGGTGTCCCGCGTCGGTGGTGCCGCGCAGATCAAGGCCATGAAGGAGGTGGCCGGCTCGCTGCGTCTGGAGCTGTCGCAGTACCGCGAGCTGGAGGCCTTCGCCGCCTTCGCCTCCGACCTGGATGCCACCTCCAAGGCTCAGCTGGAGCGCGGTGCGCGCCTGGTCGAGCTGCTCAAGCAGCCGCAGAACTCGCCGTACCCGGTCGAGGAGCAGGTTGTCGCGATCTACCTCGGTACCGGCGGACACCTCGACTCGGTTCCGGTGGGTGACGTCATCCGGTTCGAGCAGGAGTTCCTCGACCACGTGCGTGGCTCACACGCCGACATCCTGGCCGACATCCGCGAGACCAAGAAGTTCTCGGAGGACACCGAAACCAAGCTCACCGATGCTGTGAACTCTTTCAAGAAGAGCTTCGCCGCCACCGATGGCAGCTCGGTCGAGGTGAAAGACTCGGCGGCGTCGCCTTTGGACGAGTCCGAGGTCGGTCAGGAGACCGTCCAGGTCCGCAAGCCGGCTCCGGCGAAAAAGTAG
- a CDS encoding F0F1 ATP synthase subunit gamma: MAAQIRELRRRIKSAGSIKKITKAQELIATSRISKAQARVVAARPYATEITNVLTALADDAALDHPLLVERAEPKRAGVLIVSSDRGLCGGYNANVLRVAEELFALLREQGKKPVIYVIGRKALNFYKFRGRTVTQSWTGFSERPEYSHAQEIAGVLVDAFMAGADDDGDDPGADGILGVDELHIVYTEFKSMLTQSAVAKRIAPMEVEYVGESTQPTTQYSFEPDATALFASLLPRYLATRVYAALLEAAASESASRRRAMKAATDNADELIKGLTLEANRARQAQITQEISEIVGGVDALAAAASE, from the coding sequence ATGGCTGCACAAATCCGAGAGTTGCGCCGGCGGATCAAATCCGCCGGGTCGATCAAGAAGATCACCAAGGCGCAGGAACTGATCGCGACATCGCGAATCTCCAAGGCACAGGCACGAGTGGTGGCGGCTAGGCCGTACGCCACCGAGATCACCAACGTGCTCACCGCATTGGCCGACGATGCCGCACTGGATCACCCGCTGTTGGTGGAGCGGGCCGAGCCCAAGCGGGCCGGTGTGCTCATCGTGTCCTCGGACCGTGGTCTGTGCGGTGGCTACAACGCCAACGTGCTGCGCGTCGCCGAGGAGCTCTTCGCGCTGCTGCGCGAGCAGGGCAAGAAGCCGGTGATCTACGTGATCGGCCGCAAGGCGCTGAACTTCTACAAGTTCCGCGGCCGCACGGTGACCCAGTCCTGGACGGGGTTCTCCGAACGGCCCGAGTACTCGCATGCCCAGGAGATCGCGGGCGTGTTGGTCGATGCCTTCATGGCAGGTGCCGACGACGACGGGGATGACCCCGGTGCCGACGGCATTCTGGGTGTGGACGAACTGCACATCGTCTACACCGAGTTCAAGTCGATGCTCACGCAGTCGGCCGTCGCCAAGCGCATCGCGCCGATGGAGGTCGAATACGTCGGCGAGTCGACCCAACCGACCACCCAGTACTCGTTCGAGCCTGACGCCACAGCGCTTTTCGCGTCGCTGCTGCCTCGTTACCTGGCAACCCGGGTCTACGCGGCACTGCTGGAGGCGGCGGCCTCGGAGTCGGCATCCCGCCGGCGCGCCATGAAGGCGGCCACGGATAACGCCGATGAGCTCATCAAGGGACTCACCCTGGAAGCCAACCGCGCGCGCCAGGCCCAGATCACCCAGGAAATCAGTGAAATCGTCGGCGGCGTGGACGCGCTGGCCGCGGCGGCAAGCGAATAG
- the atpD gene encoding F0F1 ATP synthase subunit beta: MTAPTKTSVGRVVRVTGPVVDVEFPRDAVPPLFSALNAEITFESLAKTLTLEVAQHLGDNLVRTISMQPTDGLVRGVDVVNTGNTIAVPVGDGVKGHVFNALGHCLDEPGYGSDFEKWSIHRKPPAFDQLEPRTEMLETGLKVVDLLTPYVRGGKIALFGGAGVGKTVLIQEMINRIARNFGGTSVFAGVGERTREGNDLWVELADANVLKDTALVFGQMDEPPGTRMRVALSALTMAEYFRDEQNQDVLLFIDNIFRFTQAGSEVSTLLGRMPSAVGYQPTLADEMGELQERITSTRGRSITSMQAVYVPADDYTDPAPATTFAHLDATTELSRTVFSKGIFPAVDPLASSSTILLPSVVGEEHYRVAQEVIRILQRYQDLQDIIAILGIDELSEEDKQLVGRARRIERFLSQNMMAAEQFTGQPGSTVPLKETIEAFDKLTKGEFDHLPEQAFFLIGGLDDLAKKAESLGAKL, from the coding sequence ATGACGGCACCAACCAAAACCTCCGTCGGGCGAGTAGTTCGCGTTACCGGCCCGGTTGTCGACGTGGAGTTCCCGCGTGACGCCGTGCCGCCGCTCTTCTCTGCCCTCAACGCCGAGATCACCTTCGAGTCGTTGGCCAAGACGCTGACCCTCGAGGTGGCGCAGCACCTGGGTGACAACCTGGTGCGCACCATCTCCATGCAGCCGACCGACGGTCTGGTGCGTGGTGTCGACGTCGTCAACACCGGTAACACCATCGCGGTGCCCGTCGGTGATGGCGTCAAGGGCCACGTGTTCAACGCCCTCGGGCACTGCCTCGACGAGCCGGGCTACGGCAGCGACTTCGAGAAGTGGTCCATCCACCGCAAGCCGCCGGCCTTCGACCAGCTTGAGCCGCGCACCGAGATGCTTGAGACCGGTCTGAAGGTCGTCGACCTGCTGACCCCATACGTGCGAGGCGGCAAGATCGCCCTGTTCGGTGGTGCCGGTGTGGGTAAGACCGTTCTGATCCAGGAAATGATCAACCGCATCGCCCGCAACTTCGGTGGCACCTCGGTGTTCGCCGGTGTGGGTGAGCGCACCCGTGAGGGCAACGACCTGTGGGTCGAGCTCGCCGACGCGAACGTGCTCAAGGACACCGCCTTGGTGTTCGGCCAGATGGACGAGCCGCCGGGCACGCGTATGCGCGTTGCCCTCTCGGCGCTGACGATGGCGGAGTACTTCCGCGACGAGCAGAACCAGGACGTGCTGCTGTTCATCGACAACATCTTCCGGTTCACCCAGGCCGGTTCCGAGGTCTCGACCCTGCTGGGCCGCATGCCTTCGGCCGTGGGTTACCAGCCGACGCTGGCCGACGAGATGGGTGAGCTGCAGGAGCGCATCACCTCCACCCGCGGTCGCTCCATCACCTCGATGCAGGCCGTGTACGTGCCCGCCGACGACTACACCGACCCGGCGCCCGCGACGACCTTCGCGCACCTCGATGCCACCACCGAGCTTTCTCGTACGGTGTTCTCCAAGGGCATCTTCCCGGCCGTGGATCCGCTGGCTTCGTCGTCGACGATTCTGCTGCCGTCTGTGGTGGGCGAGGAGCACTACCGTGTCGCGCAGGAAGTCATCCGCATCCTGCAGCGCTACCAGGACCTGCAGGACATCATCGCCATCCTCGGTATCGACGAACTGTCGGAAGAGGACAAGCAGCTGGTGGGCCGCGCACGTCGTATCGAGCGCTTCCTGAGCCAGAACATGATGGCGGCCGAGCAGTTCACCGGTCAGCCCGGTTCGACCGTGCCGC